A DNA window from Plasmodium brasilianum strain Bolivian I chromosome 12, whole genome shotgun sequence contains the following coding sequences:
- a CDS encoding ATP-dependent RNA helicase DBP8, whose translation MKVCYSMRKGPLSRISKLWKLFYIRKYLNKKYKERERRKKKEESYERNKGEKSVKSKWNEEKGNASIRGNNMVTFESLGVEEWLIKISKSVHIVHPTKIQRLCLPLIIEGKNVIGSSETGTGKTICYCWSILQELNKNFFAVFALILVPTRELVFQIVEQFHLYGTKIGVKVLSCIGGFSLIEQRSILLSKPHIVVGTPGRVSDLLYNCEDIIKCFKRLRYIVLDEADLLLQKCFESKLKIILDSIPKSSNNSERKTLFFSSTITDALHYIKEGFPNDNLLLVNANKKQKPVKNLDQRYIYIDDIAQITYLVYILKNKLTDQSGIIFTANSYKCELIYTVLNMLNHFSVECLHSSKEQKKRMSSLSKFKNGMCKILVATDIISRGIDIPKISFVINFDFPNDTVKYIHRVGRTARADRKGLAISFIDKKDIKSFNEVKKIMKHKLKPYVLNKALVLKHMFKIGRVIKKAEMQLEEQKDVKKENEKLKQFIYLNE comes from the coding sequence ATGAAGGTGTGTTACTCAATGCGCAAAGGCCCGTTGTCTAGGATTTCTAAATTATGGAAGCTGTTTTACATAAGGAAGTATTtgaataaaaagtataaggAAAGggaaagaaggaaaaaaaaagaggaaagtTATGAGCGTAATAAAGGTGAGAAGAGTGTTAAGAGCAAGTGGAATGAGGAGAAGGGGAATGCGTCAATTCGGGGTAACAATATGGTAACGTTCGAAAGTTTAGGAGTAGAAGAATGGTTGATAAAGATAAGTAAGAGCGTACATATAGTACATCCGACCAAAATTCAACGCTTATGTTTGCCTCTTATCATTGAaggtaaaaatgtaattggTTCGTCTGAAACTGGTACAGGTAAAACGATATGCTATTGTTGGAGTATTTTAcaagaattaaataaaaatttttttgcagTTTTTGCGTTAATATTAGTACCAACAAGAGAGTTAGTATTTCAAATAGTTGAgcaatttcatttatatggGACGAAAATAGGTGTTAAGGTATTGTCATGCATTGGAGGTTTTTCTCTAATAGAACAAAGAAGTATATTGTTAAGTAAACCACATATTGTTGTTGGTACCCCAGGTAGAGTAAGTGACCTATTATATAACTGTGaggatataataaaatgttttaaaaggTTACGATATATTGTTTTGGATGAAGCGGATTTACTTTTGCAAAAGTGTTTTgaaagtaaattaaaaattattcttgaTAGTATTCCTaaaagtagtaataatagcgAAAGgaaaactttattttttagctCAACTATTACTGATGCTTTACATTACATAAAGGAAGGTTTTCCAAATGATAACCTTCTCCTCGTTAATGcaaataaaaagcaaaaaccAGTGAAAAATTTAGATCaacgttatatatatattgatgaCATAGCACAAATAACTtatttagtatatattttaaaaaataaattaaccgATCAATCTGGAATTATATTTACAGCCAATAGTTATAAATGTGAACTGATATACACAGTTCTAAATATGTTAAATCATTTCTCCGTCGAATGCTTACACTCATccaaagaacaaaaaaaaagaatgtcaTCCttatcaaaatttaaaaacgGGATGTGCAAAATTTTAGTAGCAACAGATATAATTAGCAGAGGAATAGATATACCCAAAATTTcttttgtaataaattttgatTTCCCGAATGATACGGTtaagtatatacatagaGTAGGTAGAACTGCCAGAGCAGACAGAAAAGGGCTAGCCATATCATTTATCgacaaaaaagatataaaatccTTTAACGaggttaaaaaaattatgaaacaTAAGTTAAAGCCTTATGTATTGAACAAAGCACTTGTTCTTAAACATATGTTCAAAATTGGAAGAGTCATAAAAAAAGCAGAAATGCAACTAGAAGAACAGAAAGAtgttaaaaaggaaaatgaaaaattgaaacAGTTCATTTATCTTAACGAGTGA
- a CDS encoding isoleucine--tRNA ligase — MFLRKINHKKLKVDKIVARSGNILSAKKRLTRNISQVRSITHVRNICYISVISHREEKGFRGKKKRGQGSIAPVLVIAPIGSIARIATTVPIGNIAPIATALFAAPVAAFLNPEKRDQRDSMTALTFECVSESPNIVEEEEKILKYWKEIDAFNLSNKLSQNKKPYIFYDGPPFATGLPHYGHLLAGIIKDCVTRYNYQCNYYVERRFGWDCHGLPIEYEIEKENNINKKEDIIKMGIDVYNEKCRNIVLKYSNEWIKTVERIGRWIDFKNDYKTMDTTFMESVWWVFSELYKRGFIYKSFKVMPYSCKCNTPISNFELNLNYKDTPDPSVIIGFILSSSFPHVEEDYSKDEDKQELLQKYAIFYDPYFNAHARGGSTAPGAATAADTAFNTNNCSEKREPSAGTHVNNVDNVPSFSGEGLPNEVLAWTTTPWTLPSNLALCVNENFTYLRIQNRECKRIMIVGECRLDWIIKELKINPENICILNRFKGKYLKNLKYKPLFNEFYERYNFKERAYKILADDFVTDDVGTGIVHCAPSYGEDDFRICKDNEIIDPEKSILVDPLDENGFFTEEIELVKNMYLKDADNIIKKYLKEQNRLLSNNTIVHSYPFCWRSDTPLIYRAIPAWFVRVSSVSKNLLKNNDVTYWIPAHVKEKKFHNWIKDAKDWCISRNRYWGTPLPLWCDEKMETIICIGSIKQLEELSGVKNITDLHRHHIDKIEIDNPKGKHLPKLKRIAEVFDCWFESGSMPFAKVHYPFSTKKESLEKIFPADFIAEGLDQTRGWFYTLLVVSTLLFDKAPYKNLICNGLVLASDGKKMSKRLKNYPDPVYILNKYGADSLRLYLINSVAVRAENLKFQEKGVNEIVKSFILPFYHSFRFFAQEVTRFESRANGSTSGTDDGIGTMCCTKFVFSEQCIYQNDNIMDQWIFSCIQNLIRCVHEEMRAYKLYNVLPKLLHFIENLTNWYIRLNRDRMRGSLGQKNCLQALNTTYKTLYLFTIIMAPFTPFISEYIYQQLRNVHGGKHQQELDQTKQVQSNHTQDAKGRSTPSLVNNTCRDVHCNEVSGFDNKKDVSNISCTEEMDRSKSVHFMMLPKVDEHYTINYEIIELIENMKNVIIMGRILREKRKTANKKPLKLLTIVHKDSKFFNNFDKITHYIKEELNVLNVDYSNDVSCLTFTAVPNFKKLGTKLGANLKSIQNKIKDMTVEEIKKYEQERKILIDQVLLQDDDILIQMKHNLQDINIEAMSNDSITILMDFTADAQLEDMANAREICNHIQKIRKNLSLIQNSPIQMHIFISDEEFKKSMIKEIEYIKKCLRRNLNLFSTMEDVEHVKNKFHEEHIKVNHKDVTVVFTKE; from the coding sequence atgtttctaagaaaaattaatcataagaaattaaaagtaGATAAAATAGTAGCACGAAGTGGAAACATACTTTCAGCAAAAAAGAGGCTCACCAGGAATATATCCCAAGTTAGAAGTATTACTCACGTTAGAAACATTTGCTACATCAGTGTTATTTCACACAGAGAAGAAAAAGGGTTTCGTggcaaaaagaaaagaggACAGGGAAGTATAGCACCTGTACTAGTTATTGCACCAATTGGGTCAATTGCACGGATTGCAACTACTGTACCGATTGGTAATATTGCACCCATTGCAACTGCATTGTTTGCGGCACCTGTGGCAGCTTTTCTTAACCCGGAAAAGAGGGATCAGAGGGACAGCATGACGGCCCTAACGTTCGAATGCGTATCGGAAAGCCCGAATATTGTGGAAGAAGAGGAGaagatattaaaatattggaAAGAAATAGATGCTTTCAACTTATCAAATAAGTTATCACAGAATAAGAAGccatatatcttttatgaTGGTCCTCCATTTGCTACAGGACTACCACACTATGGTCATTTACTAGCAGGTATAATAAAAGATTGTGTGACAAGATACAATTATCAGTGTAACTATTATGTTGAAAGAAGATTTGGATGGGACTGCCATGGGTTACCTATTGAAtatgaaatagaaaaagaaaataatataaataaaaaagaggatATCATAAAAATGGGTATAGatgtatataatgaaaaatgtcgaaatatagttttaaaatattcaaatgaaTGGATAAAAACTGTAGAAAGAATAGGAAGATGGAttgattttaaaaatgattataaaaCTATGGATACTACTTTTATGGAAAGTGTTTGGTGGGTTTTTagtgaattatataaaagaggctttatatataaatctttTAAAGTTATGCCATATTCTTGTAAATGTAATACACCCATATCTAATTTTGAGTTAAATCTTAATTATAAAGATACACCGGACCCTAGCGTAATTATTGGCTTCATTTTGTCGTCATCTTTTCCTCATGTTGAAGAAGATTATTCTAAAGATGAAGATAAGCAGGAGCTGCTTCAAAAGTATGCCATTTTTTACGATCCCTATTTTAATGCCCATGCCAGAGGTGGCAGCACTGCACCAGGTGCTGCCACTGCCGCTGATACCGCATTCAATACAAATAATTGCAGTGAGAAGAGGGAACCATCTGCTGGAACACACGTTAACAACGTGGATAATGTACCAAGTTTTAGTGGTGAAGGCCTTCCAAACGAGGTCCTTGCATGGACTACCACCCCATGGACTCTTCCGTCGAACTTGGCTCTGTgtgtaaatgaaaatttcaCCTACCTGAGAATACAAAATAGAGAGTGTAAGCGTATTATGATTGTAGGTGAGTGCAGGTTAGACTGGATTATAAAAGAGCTCAAGATAAATCcagaaaatatatgcatattaaaCAGATTTAAAGGgaagtatttaaaaaatttaaaatataaaccaTTATTCAATGAATTCTATGAAaggtataattttaaagaaagaGCTTACAAGATTTTAGCAGACGACTTTGTTACAGATGATGTAGGTACTGGTATAGTACACTGTGCTCCGTCATATGGTGAAGACGATTTTCGTATATGTAAAGATAACGAAATAATTGATCCTGAGAAGTCCATTTTAGTAGATCCCTTAGATGAAAATGGGTTCTTTACAGAAGAGATAGAATTAGTAAagaatatgtatttaaaagatgcagataatattattaaaaaatatttgaaagaACAAAATAGACTTTTGAGTAATAACACCATTGTGCATTCATATCCATTCTGCTGGAGAAGTGATACTCCATTAATTTATAGAGCTATTCCTGCATGGTTTGTTAGGGTTAGCAGTGTAtcgaaaaatttattaaaaaataatgatgtgACTTACTGGATACCTGCACAtgttaaggaaaaaaaattccacAATTGGATTAAGGATGCAAAAGATTGGTGTATTAGTAGGAACAGGTATTGGGGTACACCATTACCATTGTGGTGTGACGAAAAGATGGAAACGATTATATGTATTGGAAGTATAAAGCAATTAGAAGAGTTATCTGGAGTAAAAAACATTACTGATTTACATAGACATCATATAGATAAGATTGAAATTGATAATCCAAAAGGAAAGCATTTACCAAAACTGAAGAGAATAGCAGAAGTATTTGACTGTTGGTTTGAAAGTGGTTCTATGCCCTTTGCAAAAGTTCACTATCCATTtagtacaaaaaaagaaagtctagaaaaaatttttccaGCTGATTTTATTGCAGAAGGATTAGATCAAACGAGGGGATGGTTCTATACTCTTTTGGTTGTAAGCACTCTATTATTTGATAAAGCTCcttacaaaaatttaatatgtaaCGGTCTTGTTCTAGCATCAGATGggaaaaaaatgagtaaaagattaaaaaattatcctGATCCCGtttatattcttaataaatatggAGCGGACAGCTTGAGACTGTACTTAATAAACTCAGTAGCAGTGCGTgctgaaaatttaaaattccAGGAAAAGGGCGTTAATGAAATTGTCAAAAGTTTTATCCTTCCCTTCTACCATAGCTTTCGTTTCTTTGCGCAGGAGGTTACCAGATTTGAAAGTAGGGCAAATGGTAGCACCAGTGGAACAGATGACGGTATCGGTACTATGTGCTGCACCAAATTTGTGTTCTCTGAACAGTGCATATACCAGAATGACAATATCATGGACCAATGGATCTTTTCTTGCATACAGAATTTAATAAGGTGTGTGCACGAGGAGATGAGGGCATATAAGTTGTATAATGTTCTTCCAAagcttttacattttattgaaaatttgACTAATTGGTATATACGATTGAATAGAGACAGAATGAGGGGAAGTTTAGGACAAAAGAATTGTTTGCAAGCATTGAACACAACATACAAAACGCTCTATTTATTCACTATCATCATGGCTCCTTTTACTCCCTTCATTTCGGAATACATATATCAGCAGCTTAGAAATGTCCATGGGGGGAAGCACCAACAGGAATTAGATCAGACGAAGCAGGTGCAATCGAATCACACGCAGGATGCCAAAGGAAGAAGCACTCCTTCGCTAGTGAATAACACATGCAGAGATGTCCATTGCAATGAAGTAAGTGGTTTTGATAACAAAAAAGATGTGTCCAATATTTCGTGTACAGAAGAAATGGACAGGAGTAAGAGTGTCCATTTTATGATGCTGCCAAAAGTAGATGAACACTACacaataaattatgaaattattgagctaattgaaaatatgaagaacGTTATAATAATGGGTAGGATACTAagagaaaagagaaaaacagCAAATAAGAAACCTCTAAAGTTATTAACAATAGTGCATAAGgattctaaattttttaataattttgataaaattactcattatataaaagaagaattaaaCGTTCTAAATGTTGACTATTCCAATGATGTAAGCTGCCTTACCTTTACAGCAGTTCctaattttaagaaattagGTACTAAACTAGGTGCGAACTTAAAaagtatacaaaataaaataaaagatatgaCTGtagaagaaattaaaaaatatgaacaagaaagaaaaatactaATTGATCAGGTTTTATTACAAGATGATGATATACTCATTCAAATGAAACATAATCTTcaagatataaatatagaagcTATGAGTAATGACTCTATCACTATCTTAATGGACTTTACAGCAGATGCACAATTGGAAGATATGGCTAATGCTAGAGAAATATGTAAtcatatacaaaaaataagaaaaaatttatctttAATTCAAAACTCACCCATTCAAATGCATATCTTTATATCAGAtgaagaatttaaaaaaagtatgatAAAGGaaatagaatatattaagaaatgcCTTAGACGTAATTTAAATCTTTTTAGTACCATGGAGGATGTTGAACAtgtcaaaaataaattccaTGAGGaacatataaaagtaaatcaTAAGGATGTAACTGTTGTATTTACCAAGGAGTAG
- a CDS encoding eukaryotic translation initiation factor 6: protein MAVRVQFENSNEVGVFSRLTNAYALIALGGSENFSSVFESELSQHIPLIYTTIGGTKVIGRVCVGNRKGLLVSSICTDQELLHLRNALPENVKIKRIEERLSALGNCITANDYVGLIHTDIDRETEEIIQDVLDIEVFRTSIAGNLLVGTYSYFTNNGGLLHAMTSSQEIEELSELLQIPLITGTINRGSDLIGSGLVANDWSAFCGMDTTAIELSIIEKVFKLNNIEDANIDENFMYKSSIIQTMI from the coding sequence ATGGCAGTCCGAGTGCAGTTTGAGAACTCGAACGAAGTCGGAGTCTTTTCGAGGTTAACAAATGCATATGCATTAATAGCTCTAGGAGGATCGGAAAATTTTTCAAGTGTATTTGAGTCTGAGTTATCACAACACATTCCTTTGATATATACAACAATAGGAGGTACCAAGGTTATAGGTAGAGTATGTGTTGGTAATAGAAAAGGATTGCTTGTGTCAAGTATATGTACTGATCAAGAATTGTTACATTTAAGGAATGCTTTAccagaaaatgtaaaaataaaacgtaTAGAAGAACGTTTATCTGCTTTAGGTAATTGTATTACTGCTAATGATTATGTCGGTTTAATACATACAGATATAGATAGAGAAACAGAAGAAATAATACAGGATGTTCTAGATATTGAAGTGTTTAGAACTTCTATTGCTGGAAATTTATTAGTAGGTACATATTCGTATTTTACTAATAATGGTGGATTATTACATGCTATGACGTCATCACAAGAAATAGAAGAATTATCAGAACTCCTACAAATACCTTTAATAACTGGTACAATCAATAGAGGAAGCGATCTCATTGGGTCCGGCTTAGTTGCTAATGATTGGTCCGCTTTCTGTGGCATGGACACTACTGCTATTGAACTAAGTATCATTGAAAAGGTGTTCAAACTTAATAATATTGAGGATGCCAACATTGACGAAAATTTCATGTACAAGTCTTCGATCATACAAACGATGATATAG